Proteins co-encoded in one Pseudochaenichthys georgianus chromosome 22, fPseGeo1.2, whole genome shotgun sequence genomic window:
- the btbd7 gene encoding BTB/POZ domain-containing protein 7 translates to MGANGSSYPHSCSPRIGGNAQAQQTFIGTSSYSQQGYGWESKLYSLEHGHERPTDRKKKSLGLATLKRRFIKRRKSSRSADHARQMRELLSGWDVRDSNALVEEYEGTAALKELSFQASLARAEAPNLPRNLAALYQHKYCTDVDLIFQGTCFPAHRAILAARCPFFKTLLSSSPGYGAEVLMDIETTGIDVPMFSALLHYLYTGEFGVGGAEDTRLQNVDVLVQLSEEFGTPNSLEADMKGLFDYMCYYDALLSFSSDSEMIESCNERGAVAAAPTVGSGCPGTPDEDLRAHKAILSARSPFFRNLLQRRIRTGEEMTERTLHTPTRIVLDESIIPRKYVQVILHCMYTDAVELGLVLRGSPSAGSLGEVQALVSGGRGASTRTEEAMELYHIALFLEFSMLAQGCEDIAVESLSLDSLVPILKWSSQPYGSKWVHRQAMHFLCEEFSQVVTSDVLYELSKEHLLCAIQSDYLQASEQDILKYVVKWGEQQLIKRMADREPNLLSGTAHSVNKRGVKRRDLDVEELKEILSPLLPFIRTEHILPPNSDVLSDALKRGLISTPPSDMLPTAEGGKANAWLRQKSAGIYVRPRLFSPYVEEAKSVLDEMMVEQTDLVRLRLVRMSNVPDTLYMVNNAVPQCCHMINHQQMASNSNTAPSVVANEIPVPQLSVVKEMIRRLQELRHTEQVQRAYALNCGEGATVSYELQLRVLREFGLADGATELLQNPYKFFPDERFGDESPILALRKVGRCRVNSSPAMDSMFTELEGVVGFHPPLPPPPPPYHPPATPSHAQLKGAWRPRVPMPTPTRSFSYPCNRTLIQRHAAAKHGSSEYSSVPRPQPPDCTNPQAMGRALLSDQQAMNLEPVMREFMPDIALGVSVMSLRDQHMAEMDRDGPHIPMGPPGHHLPHGPCPAARHSHGPGHGHSCKRHAPEPKLEAQAEFPDLYDFSCRPATPTSAHPLPSFAGPDLYSHSSYPPPYISDSQPQARTQGRTAPDPLRLDVLSMTSQRHDGVLASPSGAQPRMGHIPRGRSNETDLTHGLGHLRSPSGNMDSYEERHTGPRDAPEEMVLSGESLGPGSLQQPHRNSVSEDRRSPSKPDYPYKKSAL, encoded by the exons GGACGTCGTCCTACTCTCAGCAGGGATATGGCTGGGAGTCTAAGCTCTACAGCCTGGAGCACGGCCATGAGCGGCCGACagacaggaagaagaagagCCTTGGTCTGGCGACCCTCAAACGGAGGTTCATCAAGAGGAGGAAGTCAAGCCGCTCAGCAGATCATGCGCGGCAGATGCGAGAGCTTCTGTCAGGGTGGGACGTCCGGGACTCAAACGCCCTGGTGGAGGAGTACGAGGGCACAGCAGCGCTCAAGGAGCTAAGTTTTCAGGCCAGCCTGGCACGTGCCGAGGCCCCCAACCTGCCGCGGAATCTGGCGGCCCTCTACCAGCATAAATACTGCACCGATGTGGATCTCATCTTCCAAGGTACTTGCTTCCCAGCGCACCGGGCCATCCTGGCTGCCCGCTGCCCCTTTTTTAAGACTCTGCTATCGTCATCTCCTGGCTATGGAGCAGAGGTTCTCATGGACATTGAGACCACTGGCATTGATGTGCCCATGTTCTCTGCCCTACTTCACTACTTGTACACTGGGGAGTTTGGGGTGGGAGGGGCGGAGGATACCAGGCTGCAGAACGTGGATGTGCTGGTGCAACTCAGTGAGGAGTTTGGGACTCCCAACTCCCTGGAGGCTGACATGAAGGGCCTGTTTGACTACATGTGTTACTACGACGCTCTGCTCAGCTTCTCCTCGGACTCTGAGATGATAGAGAGCTGTAACGAGCGAGGTGCCGTGGCCGCGGCACCAACAGTGGGCTCAGGATGCCCCGGGACCCCCGACGAGGACCTTAGGGCGCATAAAGCTATCCTCTCGGCCCGCTCTCCTTTCTTTAGGAACCTTCTGCAGAGGCGCATCCGCACAGGAGAGGAAATGACTGAGCGCACATTGCATACTCCCACGCGCATAGTGCTGGATGAGTCCATCATACCGCGGAAATATGTGCAGGTCATTCTCCACTGCATGTACACGGATGCGGTGGAGCTTGGGCTCGTGCTGCGGGGCAGCCCGTCGGCGGGCAGCCTGGGAGAGGTTCAAGCCCTGGTTTCTGGGGGGCGTGGAGCCAGCACGCGCACAGAGGAGGCCATGGAGCTGTATCACATCGCTCTGTTCTTAGAATTCAGTATGCTGGCTCAAG GCTGTGAGGACATTGCTGTGGAGAGCCTTTCTCTGGACTCACTCGTCCCCATCCTGAAGTGGAGCTCCCAGCCGTATGGCTCCAAGTGGGTCCACAGGCAGGCCATGCATTTCCTCTGCGAGGAATTCAGTCAGGTCGTCACCTCAGATGTTCTCTACGAGCTTAGCAAGGAGCACCTCCTCTGCGCCATTCAGTCTGACTACCTGCAG GCGAGTGAACAGGACATTCTCAAGTATGTTGTTAAGTGGGGCGAGCAGCAGCTTATTAAGAGGATGGCAGACAGGG AGCCCAACCTGTTGAGCGGCACAGCCCACAGTGTGAACAAGAGGGGAGTGAAAAGGAGAGACCTGGATGTGGAGGAGCTAAAAGAGATCCTGTCTCCGCTCCTGCCCTTCATCCGGACGGAGCACATCTTACCTCCCAACAGTGACGTCCTCTCTGACGCG CTGAAAAGGGGTTTGATAAGCACCCCTCCTTCAGACATGCTGCCCACAGCTGAGGGGGGCAAAGCCAATGCCTGGTTACGGCAGAAGAGTGCTGGCATCTATGTGCGCCCCCGCCTCTTCTCTCCTTATGTGGAGGAGGCTAAG TCTGTGCTTGATGAAATGATGGTGGAGCAGACGGACCTGGTGCGTTTGCGCTTAGTGCGCATGTCCAACGTCCCAGACACACTCTACATGGTCAACAACGCCGTGCCTCAGTGCTGTCACATGATCAACCACCAGCAGATGGCCAGCAACTCCAACACAGCTCCATCAGTTGTGGCCAATGAAATTCCAG TGCCCCAGCTGTCTGTGGTGAAGGAGATGATCCGGAGGCTGCAGGAACTGAGGCACACAGAGCAGGTCCAGAGAGCTTATGCCCTCAACTGTGGTGAAGGAGCCACCGTCAGCTATGAGCTGCAGCTGCGAGTTCTGAGGGAGTTCGGTCTCGCAGACGGAGCCACTGAGCTACTGCAG AACCCGTACAAGTTCTTCCCTGATGAACGGTTTGGAGACGAGAGTCCAATTCTGGCTCTACGCAAGGTGGGTCGGTGTCGGGTAAACAGCAGCCCAGCCATGGATAGCATGTTCACAGAGTTGGAAGGGGTAGTGGGCTTCCACCCTCCCctacctcctccacctcccccaTACCACCCCCCTGCCACACCCAGCCATGCTCAGCTCAAGGGTGCCTGGCGTCCCCGTGTGCCCATGCCCACCCCCACCCGTTCCTTTTCCTACCCCTGCAACCGTACCCTGATCCAGCGCCATGCGGCCGCTAAGCATGGCAGCTCAGAATACTCCTCTGTGCCCAGGCCGCAGCCCCCAGACTGCACCAACCCGCAGGCTATGGGCCGAGCTTTGCTTTCAGACCAGCAAGCG ATGAACCTGGAGCCTGTTATGAGGGAGTTCATGCCTGACATTGCACTGGGCGTCTCTGTAATGTCCCTGAGGGATCAGCACATGGCAGAGATGGACAGGGACGGCCCTCACATTCCAATGGGCCCACCCGGACACCATCTGCCTCACGGACCCTGCCCCGCTGCCCGCCACAGCCACGGTCCGGGACATGGCCACTCCTGCAAGAGACACGCTCCGGAGCCCAAGCTGGAGGCTCAGGCCGAGTTCCCTGACCTGTATGATTTCTCCTGCCGACCTGCGACCCCGACCTCCGCTCACCCCCTGCCCTCCTTTGCAGGACCAGACCTTTACAGCCACAGCTCTTATCCACCTCCCTACATTTCTGACTCTCAGCCCCAGGCCCGCACGCAGGGACGGACTGCCCCAGACCCGCTGCGTCTGGATGTCCTCAGCATGACCTCTCAGAGGCATGATGGAGTCCTAGCCAGCCCGTCTGGGGCCCAGCCTAGGATGGGGCACATCCCAAGGGGGCGATCAAATGAGACAGACCTGACTCACGGCTTAGGCCATTTGCGGTCTCCCAGTGGGAACATGGACAGCTATGAGGAGAGGCACACAGGACCACGGGATGCCCCGGAAGAGATGGTTCTATCTGGAGAATCATTGGGCCCCGGGTCCCTCCAGCAGCCTCATAGGAACAGTGTCAGCGAGGACCGCAGGTCACCCAGCAAGCCTGACTACCCTTATAAGAAGTCTGCACTTTAA